Proteins from a genomic interval of Sulfurimonas sp. HSL3-2:
- a CDS encoding ArsS family sensor histidine kinase, with translation MNKHSIIRLISVFFILIFTLINGLFWIAHQHFTKQQEGEQIRRFLLADRLLHNEQQDFSVELTQLMIKPSKLSSKELLSKGKTLIELPFGKMISYRGHTFFTNIKPPPPPPFAFEHLGFMPPPPLDMREFRTHVLEDIQPHSLVIFWTILAAVDSLILVFFIYLIRKLLPLHRLKNAIIAFKDGDTNIDLPIKGNDEISQITYEFNSALEKIAAMREARSLFLRNVLHELKTPIMKGSLTTECLETSTEQERLKRIFFRMDYLLNEFAKMENFNSGEWHLELQEYRFVDLLDHSCDMLLCDKESITVHGEENQLIVKVDFKLFTIALKNLLDNALKYSIAKPIVTIKKDAIEICSAGDPLPIEKQNFTKPFNRDFEDSSAGLGLGLYITDSILKKHGCRLTYKYIKGHNCFNVLF, from the coding sequence ATGAATAAACATTCTATTATACGTCTTATCAGTGTATTTTTTATCCTTATATTCACTCTTATCAACGGACTGTTTTGGATAGCACATCAACATTTCACTAAACAACAAGAGGGTGAACAGATACGCCGTTTTCTTCTTGCTGACAGATTACTCCATAATGAACAACAAGATTTTTCTGTAGAGTTAACACAACTTATGATCAAACCTTCCAAACTATCTTCAAAAGAACTCTTGTCTAAAGGCAAGACATTAATAGAACTGCCCTTTGGGAAGATGATTAGCTATAGAGGTCACACATTTTTTACAAATATTAAACCGCCCCCTCCGCCGCCGTTTGCTTTTGAACATCTGGGATTCATGCCTCCGCCGCCGCTGGATATGAGAGAGTTTAGGACTCATGTCCTTGAAGATATACAGCCACATTCACTCGTGATCTTTTGGACAATACTAGCTGCGGTTGACTCTCTTATCTTGGTTTTCTTTATTTATCTTATCCGCAAACTGCTTCCTTTACACCGTCTTAAAAATGCGATCATCGCTTTTAAAGATGGAGACACCAACATTGATCTTCCGATCAAAGGAAATGATGAAATATCGCAGATAACCTATGAATTCAACTCTGCTTTAGAAAAGATCGCCGCGATGAGAGAAGCACGTTCCCTTTTTTTAAGAAATGTCTTACATGAACTAAAAACACCTATAATGAAGGGGTCTCTTACAACGGAGTGTCTTGAGACCTCTACTGAACAAGAACGCTTGAAACGTATTTTTTTTCGTATGGATTATCTTCTAAACGAATTTGCAAAAATGGAAAACTTTAACAGTGGAGAATGGCATTTAGAACTACAGGAGTACAGATTTGTCGATCTGCTCGACCATTCCTGCGATATGCTTCTTTGCGATAAAGAGAGTATAACGGTGCACGGTGAAGAAAATCAGCTTATCGTCAAAGTCGATTTTAAACTTTTTACCATTGCTTTAAAAAATCTCCTGGATAATGCACTTAAATATTCAATAGCAAAGCCTATAGTCACAATAAAAAAAGATGCCATCGAGATATGCAGTGCGGGTGATCCGTTACCTATAGAGAAACAAAACTTTACCAAGCCCTTTAACCGTGACTTTGAAGACTCATCTGCAGGTCTTGGACTAGGACTTTATATAACCGACTCCATACTGAAAAAACACGGTTGCCGACTTACTTACAAATATATAAAGGGACACAACTGTTTTAATGTCCTTTTTTAG
- a CDS encoding EF-hand domain-containing protein translates to MTVSSNYNAYSSYSSSGVSSSEHRRKPDFEKMAQQLLTSMDSDNSGSIDKAEFSAAAQALASNTDSSTSTGDSSSSTSDIFNTLDTNSDGSLSTDELMAALKNMKPPKPPQGDGQNQNGEMPPPPPGGMPPPPPSDSTSDASGSMSLDKLFSALDTNQDGSISSDELSALFSDSTNQESTTASSSSQTETTTKQISNDWLQKILSYYGNNSSNTTDTTSLLNTSA, encoded by the coding sequence ATGACAGTTAGTTCTAACTACAATGCGTATTCATCTTACAGCTCTTCAGGTGTCTCGTCTTCTGAACATAGAAGAAAACCAGACTTTGAAAAGATGGCTCAGCAGCTACTGACCTCTATGGACAGCGACAACAGCGGTTCTATTGATAAAGCAGAGTTTAGTGCCGCAGCACAGGCTCTTGCATCAAATACAGACAGCAGTACCAGCACAGGAGACAGCAGTTCATCAACATCAGACATATTTAACACGCTTGATACAAACAGCGATGGAAGTTTAAGTACTGATGAACTTATGGCAGCGCTTAAGAACATGAAACCGCCTAAACCACCGCAAGGTGATGGACAAAATCAAAATGGCGAAATGCCGCCACCGCCGCCAGGAGGAATGCCACCACCGCCACCAAGCGATTCGACATCTGATGCATCAGGAAGTATGAGTCTTGACAAACTATTTTCTGCGCTCGATACGAATCAAGACGGCAGTATCAGTTCAGATGAGCTATCAGCACTTTTTAGCGATTCGACGAATCAAGAAAGTACTACAGCTTCATCCTCATCTCAAACAGAGACAACGACTAAACAGATCAGTAATGACTGGCTGCAAAAGATCCTTTCTTACTATGGAAACAACAGCAGTAATACTACCGACACTACATCACTTCTTAACACAAGTGCTTAA
- a CDS encoding 4Fe-4S dicluster domain-containing protein, translating into MSVIINDTCITCDACLQNCPVEAIVDDSDNPTGNPRYYVQPDKCVECVGIYDDPQCAAICPSIGCITWDMPFTKEFDEHFLNDEIYKLGTSKEGQVKSPAYKEKKFREDIPLTKRGVGEKVQEEPEESEVG; encoded by the coding sequence ATGTCAGTAATAATAAACGATACTTGTATAACTTGTGATGCTTGTCTGCAGAACTGTCCGGTAGAGGCGATAGTGGATGATTCGGATAATCCGACGGGAAACCCTCGCTACTACGTACAGCCTGATAAATGTGTCGAGTGTGTCGGCATATATGACGATCCTCAGTGTGCGGCGATCTGTCCGAGTATCGGATGTATCACATGGGATATGCCTTTTACTAAAGAGTTTGACGAGCATTTCTTAAATGACGAGATATACAAACTTGGAACAAGTAAAGAGGGACAGGTGAAATCTCCTGCATACAAAGAGAAAAAATTCCGTGAAGATATCCCTCTTACAAAACGCGGTGTAGGTGAAAAAGTCCAAGAAGAACCTGAAGAATCAGAAGTAGGCTAA
- a CDS encoding NifB/NifX family molybdenum-iron cluster-binding protein, with the protein MNVAFASTTGEKIDQHFGWSKSFYIYKVDKEKVEFLEVVDSSEEPEGEQEKLNYKIKTLGDADIMYCTQIGPTASKMVQASGIHPARVTEGESIEEAAKKLQEMLNDNPPLWLQRIFHKAESRSA; encoded by the coding sequence ATGAACGTAGCATTCGCATCGACTACAGGTGAAAAAATAGACCAGCATTTCGGCTGGTCAAAAAGTTTTTATATCTACAAAGTCGATAAAGAAAAAGTCGAGTTCTTAGAGGTAGTAGACAGCTCAGAGGAGCCTGAGGGTGAACAGGAGAAGTTAAACTACAAGATCAAGACGCTCGGAGACGCGGACATAATGTACTGTACGCAGATCGGACCGACTGCTTCAAAGATGGTTCAAGCCTCAGGTATCCACCCTGCACGTGTTACCGAAGGCGAGAGCATAGAAGAAGCTGCAAAAAAACTGCAAGAGATGTTAAATGATAATCCACCCTTATGGTTGCAAAGAATATTTCACAAAGCAGAGAGTAGGAGTGCATAA
- a CDS encoding tetratricopeptide repeat protein — protein sequence MKKTVLSLFLLIGISANADLFKDGSSAYEKGNLDDAISIWSKACSDGFMEACDKLGSMYYFGYGTEKDQLRAKELFLKVCISGNGEDCAKVAKMYNYGYTVKQDKKKATELYKKACDAGFEEGCKNYYELKRKGY from the coding sequence ATGAAAAAAACAGTTTTATCTCTTTTTCTCCTCATCGGCATAAGTGCTAATGCAGACCTTTTTAAAGATGGTTCTTCAGCGTATGAGAAGGGCAATCTTGATGATGCCATAAGCATCTGGTCAAAGGCGTGCAGCGACGGTTTTATGGAAGCGTGCGATAAGCTAGGCTCTATGTACTACTTCGGATACGGCACGGAAAAAGATCAGTTAAGAGCAAAAGAACTGTTTTTGAAAGTGTGTATCTCGGGTAACGGCGAAGACTGTGCTAAAGTCGCGAAGATGTACAACTACGGGTATACTGTAAAGCAGGACAAGAAAAAAGCCACGGAGCTTTATAAAAAAGCATGTGATGCAGGATTTGAAGAGGGGTGTAAAAACTACTACGAGTTGAAGAGAAAAGGGTATTAG
- a CDS encoding NifU family protein codes for MSEIFNKAIQEFESKNYIGAYGLFEEAAPNNPDAMVNLAIMHMQGRGCTQSYELAKSWFLKAAELGSTKAQHSLGIFYEKGMLGSIDEDEALKYYKMGADSGHVDSQLKTGILYKQKGNNAEAMRYLITAAYNDNKQAQEIITYVSNSSIATEKNEIFHALDAIKQRALVENLIETKIRPTLAIDGGGIELVNYIPGEKPQVWLNYQGTCSGCHLGSTSTADMLLNHFETMIDKNVVLYLM; via the coding sequence ATGAGCGAAATATTTAATAAAGCGATACAAGAGTTTGAATCAAAAAATTATATAGGAGCTTATGGACTTTTCGAAGAGGCCGCACCCAATAATCCGGATGCGATGGTCAATCTTGCTATCATGCATATGCAGGGACGCGGATGTACTCAAAGCTATGAACTTGCAAAATCATGGTTTCTTAAGGCTGCAGAGCTGGGCAGCACTAAAGCACAGCACAGCCTCGGCATCTTTTATGAAAAAGGGATGTTAGGCAGTATAGACGAAGATGAAGCGCTGAAATACTACAAGATGGGTGCAGACAGCGGACATGTGGACTCTCAACTAAAAACCGGGATACTTTATAAACAAAAAGGGAACAATGCAGAGGCTATGCGTTATCTTATCACCGCTGCATACAATGACAACAAGCAGGCTCAAGAGATCATCACTTATGTGAGCAACTCATCTATAGCGACAGAAAAAAATGAAATATTTCATGCACTTGACGCCATCAAACAAAGAGCATTGGTCGAAAACCTTATTGAGACGAAGATCCGTCCGACACTTGCAATCGACGGCGGCGGGATCGAACTTGTAAACTATATACCGGGAGAGAAACCGCAGGTATGGCTAAACTATCAGGGAACGTGTTCAGGGTGTCATTTGGGTTCTACATCAACGGCAGATATGCTGTTGAATCATTTTGAAACAATGATCGACAAAAATGTCGTACTTTATCTAATGTAG
- a CDS encoding NUDIX domain-containing protein: MERVEFGDHYRDRKNAVFLAIYVNEISPWKYFNDDIKHMICPALIMIDRWDGRMGFPGGTVDEGEDLLDALVREVKEEIGITVKPEKVRPIATHVGKIATHLYALEVLEVEFLHIYYHILNNFSRSILLHAYEEGDKSHFMSEITGIKIVPIFEHKEKGINLFLQNSFAGSSKDEILIMLDELFGIDKSKFE, translated from the coding sequence ATGGAACGTGTAGAGTTTGGAGACCATTACAGAGATAGAAAGAACGCCGTATTTTTGGCTATCTATGTCAATGAGATATCGCCTTGGAAATACTTTAACGACGACATCAAACATATGATATGTCCGGCACTCATCATGATAGACAGATGGGACGGGCGTATGGGTTTTCCCGGCGGGACTGTCGATGAGGGGGAGGATCTTTTAGATGCTCTTGTACGCGAAGTCAAGGAGGAGATCGGTATCACCGTAAAACCGGAAAAAGTCCGTCCGATAGCAACACATGTCGGAAAGATAGCTACCCACCTTTACGCTCTTGAAGTCTTAGAAGTCGAGTTCCTGCACATCTACTACCATATCCTAAACAACTTTTCCCGCTCCATCTTGCTTCATGCTTATGAAGAGGGAGATAAGTCCCATTTTATGTCTGAGATCACCGGCATAAAGATAGTCCCTATCTTTGAACACAAAGAGAAGGGGATCAACCTTTTTTTACAAAACTCTTTTGCGGGTTCCTCAAAAGATGAGATACTAATTATGCTTGATGAGCTTTTTGGTATTGATAAGAGCAAGTTCGAATAG
- a CDS encoding ABC transporter ATP-binding protein, which yields MNNEPITLKYIFKLILHNKPALIYGQIITVITILLSVPIPLMLPVMVDEVLLHKPSHFVGTIDYLFGSGSAFYYIAIVTLAVIFLRFIYFVFGVIITKIFTKISKYVTYMIRRRLIKHLKIASMNEYETLGSGAITANLITDVNTLDSFIITSVSRFVSSVLTLLAVGVVMIMIDPLLGILILFIQPLIMFVSKKMAKRVGVLKKEENESIEKFQSEIGETLELYGQIKASNKEDYFFSKAIVQAADIQKTSNEYGYKSVAFEKLSYTIFLIVFELLRASGLLLVAYSDLSIGMMFAMFGYIWFIMTPVQDILSMQYSYASAMAAIKRLNKILALKTEASGEKVIDSVHVDISLKNLSFSYNADKQILQDISFDIPSGSKIALIGASGSGKTTLAQVISGFYEKDGGVITCNGINIEELDKHSLREKIFLVLQMPILFNSTLRFNITMGDESISDDEIFKALHTAQLSEMIDAMPQGLDTIVGHHGIRLSGGQRQRLSIARMIIADPSIVIFDESTSALDVQTEAKLYTTIMPLLKEKTVITIAHRLSTVKNADMIYVLDNGKIVQSGTHKELEEQEGHYMEFIKNQLI from the coding sequence ATGAATAACGAACCTATTACTTTAAAATATATATTTAAACTCATACTGCATAACAAGCCTGCTTTGATATACGGACAGATCATAACCGTCATCACTATCTTGCTGAGCGTGCCTATCCCGCTTATGCTTCCGGTGATGGTCGATGAGGTCCTGCTGCATAAACCGTCGCACTTTGTGGGTACGATCGATTATCTTTTTGGTTCTGGAAGTGCTTTTTACTACATAGCTATCGTCACCTTGGCAGTCATCTTTTTACGTTTTATCTACTTTGTCTTCGGTGTCATCATCACGAAGATATTTACAAAGATATCTAAATATGTGACATATATGATCAGACGCAGGCTGATAAAACATCTTAAGATCGCGTCAATGAACGAGTATGAGACTCTTGGAAGCGGAGCTATCACGGCAAATCTTATCACCGATGTCAACACGCTTGACAGCTTTATCATCACAAGTGTAAGCCGTTTTGTCTCTTCTGTGCTGACCCTGCTTGCCGTGGGCGTGGTGATGATAATGATAGACCCGCTTCTTGGGATCCTGATCCTTTTTATCCAGCCTCTTATCATGTTTGTCAGTAAAAAGATGGCAAAAAGAGTAGGGGTGCTCAAAAAAGAGGAGAACGAGTCTATCGAGAAGTTTCAAAGCGAGATCGGTGAGACTTTGGAACTTTACGGACAGATAAAAGCAAGCAACAAAGAGGACTACTTTTTCTCAAAAGCGATCGTTCAGGCGGCCGACATACAAAAGACTTCAAACGAGTATGGCTACAAAAGTGTAGCATTTGAGAAGCTTTCGTACACGATCTTTCTCATTGTGTTCGAACTTTTACGTGCAAGCGGACTTCTTCTTGTGGCATACAGTGACCTGAGTATCGGGATGATGTTCGCGATGTTCGGCTACATCTGGTTTATCATGACTCCCGTACAGGATATCCTCTCCATGCAATACTCCTACGCTTCTGCGATGGCAGCAATAAAACGCCTTAATAAGATACTCGCTCTTAAGACCGAAGCCAGCGGTGAGAAGGTTATCGACTCTGTACATGTAGATATCTCACTGAAAAATCTCAGCTTTTCATACAATGCCGACAAACAGATACTTCAAGATATCTCGTTTGATATCCCCTCAGGCTCTAAGATAGCACTTATCGGTGCAAGCGGTAGCGGGAAGACGACACTGGCTCAGGTGATATCGGGCTTTTATGAAAAGGATGGCGGAGTCATTACATGTAACGGCATAAACATAGAGGAACTCGATAAACACTCTTTAAGAGAGAAGATATTCTTGGTACTTCAGATGCCCATACTCTTTAACTCCACGCTTCGTTTTAACATAACGATGGGAGATGAGAGCATTAGTGACGATGAGATATTTAAAGCACTACATACAGCACAGCTGAGCGAGATGATCGACGCGATGCCGCAAGGTCTTGATACTATAGTCGGGCATCACGGTATCCGTCTTTCAGGCGGGCAGAGACAGCGCCTTAGCATAGCGAGGATGATCATCGCAGACCCGAGTATAGTGATCTTTGATGAGTCCACTTCCGCACTTGATGTGCAAACGGAGGCAAAACTCTACACGACCATTATGCCACTACTAAAAGAAAAGACCGTCATCACCATCGCACACCGTTTAAGTACCGTTAAAAATGCAGATATGATCTATGTCTTAGACAACGGCAAGATAGTGCAAAGCGGGACACATAAAGAGCTTGAAGAGCAAGAGGGACACTATATGGAGTTCATTAAAAATCAATTGATTTAG
- a CDS encoding 4Fe-4S dicluster domain-containing protein gives MAVMITDECINCDACASECPVAAILPDDNEKNPFEGERFYVKPETCVECVSHADTPRCAEACPTEGSIVWDMPYTVEFNDYYAEGNEAGTYKIREHKSKGLMLPTVKEQAFMDISMDARTSHANVMDSF, from the coding sequence ATGGCTGTAATGATAACTGATGAGTGTATAAACTGTGATGCGTGTGCATCTGAATGTCCGGTAGCTGCGATACTACCTGATGACAATGAGAAAAACCCGTTTGAGGGTGAAAGATTTTATGTAAAACCTGAGACTTGTGTAGAGTGTGTAAGCCACGCTGACACACCTCGTTGTGCTGAAGCTTGTCCTACTGAAGGTTCTATCGTTTGGGATATGCCTTATACTGTAGAGTTCAACGACTACTATGCAGAAGGAAACGAAGCAGGAACATATAAGATCCGTGAACACAAATCAAAAGGTCTTATGCTTCCTACAGTAAAAGAACAAGCATTTATGGATATATCTATGGATGCTCGTACATCACACGCGAACGTTATGGATTCGTTTTAA
- a CDS encoding response regulator transcription factor, whose translation MINVLMIEDDCELAQLLKMSLQKEDIEVTVASTPLEGLSLFQARKYDLLVLDLSLPQMDGMEICRLIRQESEIPIIISSARSDIRDKMMGFSRGADDYIPKPYDSQELVFRINAIMRRIHPMMAKKSTPFEIDDHRHEISKHNIPLQLTQAEYDIVSYMINKDRFVIAREELLLNIGSIKYESSLKSIDVIMGRIRQKIGDDPKNPRYIVSVRGIGYKFINE comes from the coding sequence ATGATAAACGTATTGATGATCGAAGACGACTGTGAATTGGCACAACTACTTAAAATGAGCCTACAAAAAGAGGATATAGAAGTAACTGTAGCTTCTACACCGCTTGAGGGTTTGAGTCTTTTTCAGGCAAGAAAGTATGATCTGCTCGTCTTGGATCTCTCGCTTCCGCAAATGGACGGAATGGAGATATGTCGTTTGATCCGTCAAGAAAGTGAAATCCCTATCATCATCTCATCTGCCCGTTCAGATATAAGAGATAAAATGATGGGCTTTTCACGAGGTGCAGATGACTACATACCAAAACCTTATGACTCTCAGGAGCTAGTCTTCCGCATCAACGCCATTATGCGTCGTATCCATCCAATGATGGCTAAAAAGTCCACTCCTTTTGAGATAGATGACCACCGTCATGAGATCTCAAAACATAACATTCCACTACAATTGACACAAGCAGAATACGATATTGTCTCATATATGATAAACAAAGACCGTTTTGTCATAGCACGTGAGGAATTACTTTTAAATATAGGCTCTATCAAATATGAAAGCAGTCTTAAAAGTATAGATGTTATTATGGGACGTATTCGCCAAAAAATAGGTGATGATCCTAAAAACCCCCGATATATAGTCTCTGTTCGAGGAATCGGATATAAGTTTATAAATGAATAA
- a CDS encoding NifB/NifX family molybdenum-iron cluster-binding protein, translating to MIAIPVDSASIDAKSSKLFGNVKMFAIYKPTEDAFFFIQNKESGNGINTAKLLKKWDIKSVVYSYMGNGPFSELNKDEIDVYYIGKEPMGLSDIVKKIGEDSFIKVDADNASTYLDPGTSSQNCECT from the coding sequence ATGATTGCAATTCCGGTTGACTCTGCATCCATCGATGCAAAATCATCAAAACTTTTTGGAAATGTAAAAATGTTTGCTATCTATAAACCGACAGAAGATGCTTTCTTTTTTATACAAAACAAGGAAAGCGGAAACGGCATAAACACTGCCAAACTACTAAAGAAGTGGGACATAAAAAGCGTAGTCTATTCATATATGGGCAACGGTCCCTTCTCTGAACTGAACAAAGACGAAATTGATGTCTATTACATAGGAAAAGAGCCTATGGGACTCTCTGATATCGTCAAAAAGATCGGGGAGGATTCGTTTATAAAAGTAGATGCCGACAATGCTTCGACATATCTTGATCCAGGTACATCATCCCAAAATTGTGAGTGTACATGA
- a CDS encoding 4Fe-4S dicluster domain-containing protein, whose amino-acid sequence MAVLITDTCINCDACIEECPATAIVSADESPLTDAEYTYVKPEKCIECVDAAVPKCADVCPTEGCIVWDMPYIEEYNDHFTQSDDYVIRVHKKKGILSPAVNPQAYRENITKEQRENRVSVGETLKLYN is encoded by the coding sequence ATGGCTGTTCTTATCACCGATACATGTATAAACTGTGATGCTTGTATAGAGGAGTGTCCCGCGACTGCGATCGTAAGTGCCGACGAATCGCCTTTAACGGATGCCGAATATACCTATGTCAAGCCGGAAAAATGTATCGAGTGTGTAGACGCCGCCGTGCCTAAATGTGCCGATGTCTGCCCGACAGAAGGGTGTATAGTCTGGGATATGCCGTACATCGAAGAGTATAATGATCACTTTACACAGAGTGATGATTATGTTATTCGCGTGCATAAGAAGAAGGGCATACTCTCCCCCGCCGTTAATCCGCAAGCATACAGAGAAAACATCACAAAAGAGCAGAGGGAAAACCGTGTCAGTGTCGGAGAGACATTGAAACTTTATAATTAG
- a CDS encoding metallophosphoesterase: MNALLFGLIFSTVFVLLNLYIHKRLIEKLDLSKRIKHSLNIFLVINFLGIIAYISARYYVNIPSWLYYLLSLPIGVLFLLFCTAIVYDLSRIILSLVPISKKRRDFFKRSLDISSLIVAVSLSARAMYEARIVGVEKVKVKIKRLARPYKIAQISDLHIGGLVGKEFIHDIVRKVNALNPDVVVITGDLIDVKAEYAKETLEELKKLRSVYGTYFIVGNHEYFHGIGEIIAAVKSLGIRVLENENVYIGEAGRGFNLAGVYDVFGYRTKSYMPDLPKALKGIQDSPTILLAHQPRFIEEVNGKVDLILSGHTHGGQIYPFKFLIRLVQPYISGLHQHTKELQIYVNKGTGFWGPPMRLGASSEITEIMLEPSI, from the coding sequence ATGAACGCACTTCTATTTGGGTTGATATTTTCAACCGTATTTGTCTTGTTAAATCTTTATATCCATAAGAGATTGATCGAAAAACTGGATCTCTCAAAGAGGATCAAACACTCTCTGAATATCTTTTTGGTCATCAATTTTCTCGGTATTATCGCTTATATCTCGGCAAGATACTACGTAAACATCCCAAGCTGGCTATATTATCTGCTTTCTCTTCCTATCGGCGTACTATTTTTACTCTTTTGTACGGCGATCGTCTATGATCTCTCTAGGATCATACTTTCACTTGTACCTATTTCAAAGAAGCGAAGAGATTTTTTTAAAAGATCACTTGATATCTCTTCACTGATCGTGGCAGTATCACTTAGTGCCAGAGCGATGTATGAGGCCAGAATCGTAGGGGTAGAGAAGGTCAAGGTCAAGATAAAAAGACTTGCACGTCCGTACAAGATAGCACAGATAAGCGACCTGCATATAGGCGGTCTGGTGGGTAAAGAGTTTATCCATGACATAGTAAGAAAAGTCAATGCTTTAAACCCTGATGTAGTGGTGATAACGGGTGATCTTATAGACGTCAAGGCCGAGTATGCAAAAGAGACATTAGAGGAGCTAAAAAAACTCCGCTCTGTGTACGGTACATATTTCATCGTAGGTAATCATGAGTACTTTCACGGCATAGGCGAGATCATTGCTGCCGTCAAGTCGCTTGGCATACGAGTGCTTGAAAACGAGAATGTTTACATAGGAGAAGCGGGTAGAGGGTTTAATCTTGCGGGTGTCTATGACGTGTTCGGGTACAGGACGAAGAGCTATATGCCGGATCTGCCCAAAGCTTTAAAAGGTATCCAAGACTCTCCGACCATTCTTTTGGCACACCAGCCTCGCTTTATAGAAGAGGTGAACGGTAAAGTAGACCTGATACTCAGCGGCCACACCCACGGCGGACAGATATATCCTTTTAAGTTCTTGATAAGACTAGTACAGCCCTACATCAGCGGACTGCACCAACATACGAAAGAGCTGCAGATATATGTAAATAAAGGAACTGGTTTCTGGGGCCCTCCGATGAGACTTGGAGCCTCTTCCGAGATAACTGAGATAATGCTTGAGCCCTCTATTTGA
- a CDS encoding DUF808 family protein, protein MASGIFMLLDDIAALADDVAVASKIATQKTSAVLGDDLAVNAQKATGFDQSRELAIIWAITKGSLKNKAIILPIAFILSSVAPTLIIYILMLGGLYLLYEGTEKIEEYLFHKGHEEKDEELLNSTKENILDIEEKKIKSAVFTDFILSIEIVVIALGTVINEPFMVQVISTVFVAILATFGVYGFVALIVRMDNVGFWLIEKKRTRSGNFLINAMPKLIKTLGFIGTFAMILVGGGILAHHVEFFHHYFIEGVPSLLNDLIVGLVIGVVVIVAVRLFELALINTKKLIKHN, encoded by the coding sequence ATGGCATCGGGAATTTTTATGCTTTTAGACGATATCGCGGCACTAGCCGATGATGTCGCAGTCGCAAGTAAGATAGCAACACAAAAAACAAGTGCGGTACTAGGCGACGACCTCGCAGTCAACGCGCAAAAAGCGACGGGATTCGATCAGTCGCGCGAACTTGCCATCATCTGGGCGATCACAAAAGGCTCTTTAAAAAACAAAGCGATCATTCTGCCTATAGCATTTATACTAAGCAGTGTGGCTCCGACTCTTATCATCTACATTCTTATGCTCGGCGGGCTTTATCTGCTTTATGAGGGCACTGAGAAGATAGAGGAGTACCTGTTTCATAAAGGTCATGAAGAAAAAGATGAAGAGCTTTTAAACTCTACAAAAGAGAACATCCTCGATATCGAAGAAAAGAAGATCAAGTCGGCGGTGTTTACAGACTTTATACTCTCGATAGAGATAGTTGTCATCGCACTCGGTACGGTCATCAACGAGCCTTTTATGGTTCAAGTCATCTCTACGGTATTTGTCGCGATACTGGCTACATTTGGAGTGTACGGATTTGTCGCACTTATTGTCAGAATGGACAATGTCGGTTTCTGGCTGATAGAAAAAAAGAGAACGAGAAGCGGGAACTTTCTGATAAATGCTATGCCAAAACTTATAAAAACGTTAGGATTTATCGGGACGTTTGCGATGATCTTGGTCGGCGGCGGGATACTCGCTCACCATGTGGAGTTTTTTCACCATTATTTCATAGAAGGTGTTCCAAGCCTGCTTAACGATCTGATAGTAGGGCTTGTTATTGGAGTGGTCGTTATAGTCGCTGTAAGACTATTCGAACTTGCTCTTATCAATACCAAAAAGCTCATCAAGCATAATTAG